Proteins encoded within one genomic window of Mya arenaria isolate MELC-2E11 chromosome 13, ASM2691426v1:
- the LOC128214725 gene encoding putative defense protein, with amino-acid sequence MKFSTFIGVLLGVSCCHGYSLGPPLNACGAMFPWGHGVQARNDSPPFSFRLNSTSYSPGDVIEVFLNTSQEMFGDYFLEGALIQMRPVTCKVNSIGTFSVQQQEDFLEPFGCFERDGSALRHYAHIHIYNRTFYWTAPSKPSGHLFIRATIARNQKNFWTNVYSDYILDKSGGTPANLNHCTTGGAVKLAVSSILAGFTIVLTLILL; translated from the exons ATGaagttttcaacatttatcGGTGTCCTTTTGGGTGTGTCGTGTTGTCATGGATACAGTTTGGGCCCTCCTCTGAATGCTTGTGGTGCCATGTTTCCATGGGGTCATGGTGTGCAAGCGCGCAATGATTCTCCTCCGTTCAGCTTTAGATTAAATTCGACCTCTTACAGCCCTGGAGATGTCATTGAAG TATTTCTCAACACATCGCAGGAGATGTTTGGGGACTATTTTCTAGAAGGCGCATTGATACAAATGAGGCCGGTCACGTGTAAAGTGAACTCCATTGGAACTTTTTCTGTACAACAACAGGAAGACTTTTTGGAGCCTTTTGGGTGTTTTGAAAGGGATGGG AGTGCCCTGCGTCATTATGCCCACATTCATATCTACAACCGCACATTTTACTGGACCGCTCCAAGCAAGCCCAGTGGTCATCTCTTTATcag GGCGACCATTGCTCGAAATCAGAAGAACTTTTGGACGAATGTGTATTCGGATTATATCCTGGACAAGAGTGGTGGTACACCGGCGAATCTAAACCATTGTACCACAGGCGGCGCCGTCAAGCTAGCTGTCTCTAGCATTCTAGCTGGTTTCACCATCGTGCTTACACTCATTCTGTTATAA